A genomic segment from Drosophila miranda strain MSH22 chromosome 3, D.miranda_PacBio2.1, whole genome shotgun sequence encodes:
- the LOC108160719 gene encoding putative mediator of RNA polymerase II transcription subunit 29 isoform X2: protein MAETINNKPSIQIRSGLPSPLPDKSPSPATKLLISHGKPNFTIGNKSPKAEENGTSPLSPQQTANNNYNPYKSASNNGSNSNSNSNSNGTGNGNGTGSEINKFIVGTKFNGVFKPSTAATSWATATTNGNGSLNGNGAAAGGENEASKVVLRRPKAATSPPPAEAEDDNVPEFIRRQRRIQERLAKENVLDFENRRSGYFTHVVISPDSPNRTSFVETMASPAIVPSLEMPAPVHEKVGEEEEEEQKQQQEQEQEQEQRERATPVTTSALISEPETVAAVTNGHSEEPETTTNGHADQEYVAPEEVAKAIEEVNKAVAGEDDDKPEAETLEPEAEPASAPAPALVPVPVERKIESEDESKPKTEEIIPATAARTPSPVEAQVEVVQHVQNGETAAATAAPATNGQDTDGITISHTNGQSSDGPSIPSPDPSGALGVNYEPKTVVSFSQELGGGENNYPDTVKVVTSESSDGELKDLAKLKFDIKNDGQADDVQVTPVLRAE from the coding sequence ATGGCGGAGACGATCAACAACAAGCCGAGCATACAGATTCGGAGTGGACTGCCCTCCCCGCTGCCGGACAAGAGCCCCTCGCCGGCCACCAAGCTGctgatcagccatggcaagcCCAACTTCACCATCGGCAACAAATCGCCCAAGGCCGAGGAGAATGGCACCAGTCCATTGTCGCCCCAGCAGACcgccaacaacaactacaatcCCTACAAGAGTGCCAGCAACAAcgggagcaacagcaacagcaacagcaacagcaacggcaccggcaacggcaacggcaccGGGAGCGAGATCAACAAATTCATCGTCggcaccaaattcaatggagTCTTCAAGCCATCGACagcggccaccagctgggccaccgccaccaccaaCGGGAACGGCTCGTTGAATGGGAATGGAGCTGCTGCCGGGGGAGAGAATGAGGCGTCCAAGGTCGTGCTACGTCGTCCGAAGGCGGCGACATCTCCGCCGCCCGCCGAGGCCGAGGATGATAATGTGCCGGAGTTCATCAGACGTCAGCGACGCATCCAAGAGCGTCTGGCCAAGGAGAATGTGCTGGACTTCGAGAACCGTCGCAGTGGCTACTTCACTCACGTCGTGATCTCGCCAGACTCGCCCAATCGCACCTCGTTTGTGGAGACCATGGCCAGTCCGGCCATAGTTCCGTCCCTTGAAATGCCTGCACCAGTGCACGAGAAGGTcggcgaggaggaggaggaagagcagaagcagcagcaggagcaggagcaggagcaggagcagcgggAGCGTGCCACACCTGTGACTACATCAGCCCTGATTAGCGAACCAGAGACGGTTGCGGCTGTCACCAATGGTCACAGCGAGGAACCCGAAACCACTACCAATGGGCATGCGGATCAGGAGTATGTGGCTCCCGAAGAGGTGGCCAAGGCCATTGAGGAGGTCAACAAGGCGGTGGCTGGGGAGGATGATGACAAGCCCGAGGCAGAGACTCTAGAACCGGAAGCAGAAccagcttcagctccagctccagctctagTTCCAGTACCCGTTGAAAGGAAGATCGAGTCAGAGGACGAGTCAAAGCCAAAAACTGAGGAGATCATCCCAGCGACAGCGGCGCGTACACCCTCTCCCGTTGAGGCTCAAGTGGAGGTTGTGCAGCATGTGCAAAACGGCGAGACCGCTGCAGCTACAGCAGCACCTGCCACAAATGGCCAGGACACCGATGGCATCACCATTTCCCACACCAATGGCCAGAGCAGCGATGGCCCCAGCATACCCTCACCGGACCCCAGCGGTGCCCTTGGCGTCAACTATGAGCCCAAGACGGTGGTTAGCTTCTCCCAGGAGCTGGGCGGTGGCGAGAACAACTATCCCGACACGGTCAAGGTGGTGACCTCTGAGTCCTCCGACGGAGAGCTCAAGGATCTGGCCAAACTGAAGTTCGACATCAAAAACGATGGCCAGGCGGACGATGTCCAGGTGACGCCCGTGCTGCGTGCGGAGTAA
- the LOC108160719 gene encoding ras guanine nucleotide exchange factor glfB isoform X1: MRTITDDDDDDGDGYDDDGVGNADFRRLEVGSWFRFSFSYVLAFYGNAARTTNTVSLQLYIAQRSAKKPKDPLEQPQSDDRRKRKVKAISPRYRHRHSSNTSTDMAETINNKPSIQIRSGLPSPLPDKSPSPATKLLISHGKPNFTIGNKSPKAEENGTSPLSPQQTANNNYNPYKSASNNGSNSNSNSNSNGTGNGNGTGSEINKFIVGTKFNGVFKPSTAATSWATATTNGNGSLNGNGAAAGGENEASKVVLRRPKAATSPPPAEAEDDNVPEFIRRQRRIQERLAKENVLDFENRRSGYFTHVVISPDSPNRTSFVETMASPAIVPSLEMPAPVHEKVGEEEEEEQKQQQEQEQEQEQRERATPVTTSALISEPETVAAVTNGHSEEPETTTNGHADQEYVAPEEVAKAIEEVNKAVAGEDDDKPEAETLEPEAEPASAPAPALVPVPVERKIESEDESKPKTEEIIPATAARTPSPVEAQVEVVQHVQNGETAAATAAPATNGQDTDGITISHTNGQSSDGPSIPSPDPSGALGVNYEPKTVVSFSQELGGGENNYPDTVKVVTSESSDGELKDLAKLKFDIKNDGQADDVQVTPVLRAE; the protein is encoded by the exons ATGCGCACGATaaccgacgacgacgacgacgatggcgatggctacgacgacgacggcgtTGGCAACGCTGACTTCAGGCGGTTGGAAGTTGGAAGTTGGTTCAGGTTCAGTTTCAGTTACGTTTTGGCGTTTTACGGTAACGCAGCGCGGACGACAAATACAGTTAGCCTCCAATTATACATAG cTCAACGAAGTGCAAAGAAACCCAAAGACCCGTTAGAGCAGCCACAGAGCGACGATCGACGGAAACGGAAAGTAAAAGCCATCTCACCCAgatacagacacagacactccTCTAACACAAGCACAGACATGGCGGAGACGATCAACAACAAGCCGAGCATACAGATTCGGAGTGGACTGCCCTCCCCGCTGCCGGACAAGAGCCCCTCGCCGGCCACCAAGCTGctgatcagccatggcaagcCCAACTTCACCATCGGCAACAAATCGCCCAAGGCCGAGGAGAATGGCACCAGTCCATTGTCGCCCCAGCAGACcgccaacaacaactacaatcCCTACAAGAGTGCCAGCAACAAcgggagcaacagcaacagcaacagcaacagcaacggcaccggcaacggcaacggcaccGGGAGCGAGATCAACAAATTCATCGTCggcaccaaattcaatggagTCTTCAAGCCATCGACagcggccaccagctgggccaccgccaccaccaaCGGGAACGGCTCGTTGAATGGGAATGGAGCTGCTGCCGGGGGAGAGAATGAGGCGTCCAAGGTCGTGCTACGTCGTCCGAAGGCGGCGACATCTCCGCCGCCCGCCGAGGCCGAGGATGATAATGTGCCGGAGTTCATCAGACGTCAGCGACGCATCCAAGAGCGTCTGGCCAAGGAGAATGTGCTGGACTTCGAGAACCGTCGCAGTGGCTACTTCACTCACGTCGTGATCTCGCCAGACTCGCCCAATCGCACCTCGTTTGTGGAGACCATGGCCAGTCCGGCCATAGTTCCGTCCCTTGAAATGCCTGCACCAGTGCACGAGAAGGTcggcgaggaggaggaggaagagcagaagcagcagcaggagcaggagcaggagcaggagcagcgggAGCGTGCCACACCTGTGACTACATCAGCCCTGATTAGCGAACCAGAGACGGTTGCGGCTGTCACCAATGGTCACAGCGAGGAACCCGAAACCACTACCAATGGGCATGCGGATCAGGAGTATGTGGCTCCCGAAGAGGTGGCCAAGGCCATTGAGGAGGTCAACAAGGCGGTGGCTGGGGAGGATGATGACAAGCCCGAGGCAGAGACTCTAGAACCGGAAGCAGAAccagcttcagctccagctccagctctagTTCCAGTACCCGTTGAAAGGAAGATCGAGTCAGAGGACGAGTCAAAGCCAAAAACTGAGGAGATCATCCCAGCGACAGCGGCGCGTACACCCTCTCCCGTTGAGGCTCAAGTGGAGGTTGTGCAGCATGTGCAAAACGGCGAGACCGCTGCAGCTACAGCAGCACCTGCCACAAATGGCCAGGACACCGATGGCATCACCATTTCCCACACCAATGGCCAGAGCAGCGATGGCCCCAGCATACCCTCACCGGACCCCAGCGGTGCCCTTGGCGTCAACTATGAGCCCAAGACGGTGGTTAGCTTCTCCCAGGAGCTGGGCGGTGGCGAGAACAACTATCCCGACACGGTCAAGGTGGTGACCTCTGAGTCCTCCGACGGAGAGCTCAAGGATCTGGCCAAACTGAAGTTCGACATCAAAAACGATGGCCAGGCGGACGATGTCCAGGTGACGCCCGTGCTGCGTGCGGAGTAA